A region from the Etheostoma spectabile isolate EspeVRDwgs_2016 chromosome 9, UIUC_Espe_1.0, whole genome shotgun sequence genome encodes:
- the atf6 gene encoding LOW QUALITY PROTEIN: cyclic AMP-dependent transcription factor ATF-6 alpha (The sequence of the model RefSeq protein was modified relative to this genomic sequence to represent the inferred CDS: inserted 2 bases in 1 codon) — translation MEESGTFCLMSGTTGDQWGFGPGAAGQASELDFDIDIPPWNEVDTSSTCTDGEVSLDSLSPAHTLSSVPSPTSVEALSPYFLQDEALSPQSQSSSVSVCSESSGFSVISPPAKKAPKRTSQTARARQAQPIKRPIQIGQRVSIQPKPLITAVPLAHASAPLQAKTIIIQPLQTAVLPVVKQAPINIQPAPPPGHTIVLSQPSQVLQIQTTRAVTTNVVTMPTLSQDRHVPVAAPATLRTPSSDDESKLGQRQQRMIKNRESASLSRKKKKDYLLSLEARLKVALSENEELKSENGTLKKQLEGLLSENTVLKVTAPKRRAVCLMVVLVFVMLNIGPMSLFQGARAPASIPVENTFGFSPRRNEFLRCSSEDKALMVVKDPIFLRPPPPCQPPVNRTKCIELAHELRGWVHRHEVQQTKSRRMSNSNHKPTRTILKTENKEADGAQIVTVQYTETTEEKNPGNKLQXILPPKSHPTGDFFDEINFFVDHLLLPATNHNKGSRPKMSLVLPAMNINDSIIRDKDYEVMMQIDCEVTDTRILHIRSSTIPPLLRVNRTGTFYQHSSTDSQAAPPVGVLMGSA, via the exons ATGGAGGAGAGTGGG ACATTTTGTTTGATGAGTGGAACAACTGGAGATCAATGGGGCTTCGGCCCTGGAGCTGCCGG TCAGGCCAGTGAGCTGGACTTTGATATCGACATACCACCGTGGAATGAAGTGGACACAAGCAGCACCTGCACAG ATGGTGAGGTGAGCCTGGACTCTCTGTCACCTGCTCACACTCTGAGCTCTGTCCCCTCTCCTACTTCTGTGGAAGCCCTGTCCCCATACTTCTTACAA GATGAGGCCCTGTCTCCACAATCACAGTCCTCTTCTGTTTCAGTCTGCTCAGAGTCGAGTGGATTTTCTGTAATCTCTCCTCCAGCTAAGAAAGCTCCAAAGAGGACCAGCCAGACCGCCCGAG CCAGACAAGCCCAGCCAATCAAAAGGCCGATTCAGATTGGCCAGAGGGTCTCCATCCAACCGAAACCGCTGATTACAGCTGTGCCCCTGGCTCATGCATCAGCTCCCCTGCAGGCCAAGACAATCATCATCCAGCCCCTGCAGACTGCTGTACTGCCTGTGGTCAAACAAGCACCTATCAACATCCAACCAGCACCCCCTCCAG GACATACCATAGTGCTGTCGCAGCCAAGCCAGGTGCTACAGATCCAGACAACACGGGCTGTCACTACCAATGTGGTCACAATGCCAACGCTCAGCCAGGACAGGCACGTTCCTGTCGCTGCTCCTGCCACGCTTCGAACCCCTTCCTCAGATGATGAA TCCAAGTTGGGACAGAGGCAGCAGCGCATGATAAAGAACCGCGAGTCGGCATCCCTGTCtcggaaaaagaagaaagattaTCTGCTCTCGCTGGAAGCTCGCCTGAAAGTGGCGTTGTCTGAGAATGAGGAGCTTAAGAGTGAGAATGGCACGCTCAAGAAACAGCTGGAGGGCCTGCTAAGTGAG AACACAGTCCTGAAGGTAACGGCCCCCAAGAGGAGAGCTGTGTGCCTCATGGTGGTGTTGGTGTTTGTCATGCTTAACATTGGACCAATGAG cctTTTTCAGGGGGCCCGGGCTCCAGCCTCCATCCCGGTGGAAAACACCTTTGGTTTCTCCCCAAGGCGAAACGAATT tctgcgtTGCAGCTCTGAGGATAAAGCCCTGATGGTGGTGAAGGATCCCATCTTCCTCCGACCACCTCCCCCCTGCCAGCCTCCTGTTAACAGGACCAAGTGCATAGA GTTGGCCCATGAGTTGAGGGGCTGGGTCCACCGTCATGAAGTGCAGCAGACCAAATCCAGGCGCATGAGTAACAGCAATCACAAACCAACCAGGACTATTCTG aaaacagagaatAAGGAGGCTGACGGTGCCCAGATTGTGACGGTCCAATACACCGAAACTACTGAGGAAAA GAATCCCGGCAATAAACTGCA GATACTACCACCTAAATCACACCCTACGGGGGACTTCTTTGATGAGATAAATTTCTTCGTG gATCATCTTCTACTTCCTGCCACCAACCACAACAAAGGAAGTCGACCCAAGATGTCTCTGGTATTGCCAGCCATGAACATAAACG ACAGCATCATAAGGGACAAAGACTACGAGGTAATGATGCAGATTGACTGTGAAGTAACGGACACCAGGATCCTCCATATCAGATCTTCCACCATCCCGCCTTTGCTCCGGGTCAACCGCACAGGCACGTTTTATCAGCACTCATCGACAGACAGCCAGGCTGCGCCTCCTGTCGGGGTGCTAATGGGCTCTGCTTAA